The Chitinophaga sp. H8 genome contains a region encoding:
- a CDS encoding ABC-F family ATP-binding cassette domain-containing protein, with product MLIALQDITFEFGSRVILENSSWHIEPGDRVGLIGLNGTGKSTLLRIINGEYSISKGSVNKIKNLTIGFFNQDLLSFETDDSILSVGMTAFGEALELEKDIERITKELEHSQDEALLHEFSDKLHAFEALDGYNMKHKSAQVLEGLGFSTADLDRPYSQFSGGWRMRVLLAKLILQQPDVLMLDEPTNHLDLPSIEWLEKYLSTYNGAVIIVSHDRYFLDRMVNQIVEVYQQQLHHYAGTYADYEVEKELRREMQQRAYENQQEYIRQQERFIERFKAKASKAAQAQSAMKRLDKLDRVEQADSGPSKIRINFTIDKTPGKILCTLQHITKKFGNITVLENTGAEINRGDKIALIGANGKGKSTLLRVIAGTEPFEGERTPGHNVITSFYAQHQLEALDLSNEILEELKSAGSGRSELELRSLLGCFLFTGDDVFKKIRILSGGEKARVALAKTIIGQANFLMLDEPTNHLDMNSVQMLIDALSKYDGSYVLVSHDRYFVSQTANKIWEIVDGKIKEFKGTYAEWEDWKKRQAANNLQAATTTADTSKEDKSAPATTVGKGAINKDVQRELQKQQKQFQQVEGQLASLKERKAGLEANMASPEIYSDKTKYAQVESEYQDVLKFLQRANEQYEKLFEKIMQLEANLVS from the coding sequence ATGTTGATCGCATTACAGGATATTACATTTGAATTTGGTTCCAGGGTGATCCTGGAAAATTCTTCCTGGCATATTGAACCCGGAGACCGGGTTGGCTTAATTGGATTGAACGGTACCGGTAAATCTACCCTCTTACGTATTATTAATGGAGAATACTCTATTTCCAAAGGGAGTGTTAACAAAATAAAAAATCTGACCATCGGGTTCTTTAACCAGGACCTGCTGAGTTTTGAAACCGATGATTCCATTCTTTCTGTAGGGATGACCGCTTTTGGAGAAGCCCTGGAACTGGAAAAAGATATAGAACGCATTACCAAAGAGCTGGAACATAGCCAGGACGAAGCACTGCTGCATGAATTCAGTGATAAACTGCATGCTTTTGAAGCCCTGGATGGCTATAATATGAAGCATAAGTCGGCACAGGTACTGGAAGGACTGGGTTTCAGCACAGCAGACCTGGACCGTCCCTATAGCCAGTTTTCCGGTGGATGGCGCATGCGGGTATTGCTGGCAAAACTGATCCTGCAGCAACCGGATGTGCTGATGCTCGATGAACCGACCAACCACCTGGATCTGCCCTCCATTGAATGGCTGGAAAAATACCTGTCCACCTATAACGGTGCCGTAATCATCGTATCGCACGACCGGTATTTCCTCGACAGGATGGTGAACCAGATCGTAGAAGTATACCAGCAGCAACTGCATCACTACGCCGGTACCTATGCTGATTATGAAGTGGAAAAGGAACTAAGAAGAGAAATGCAGCAAAGGGCCTACGAAAACCAACAGGAATACATCCGCCAGCAGGAAAGGTTTATCGAGCGCTTTAAGGCCAAAGCCTCCAAAGCAGCCCAGGCACAAAGTGCCATGAAAAGACTGGATAAACTGGATCGTGTAGAACAGGCCGATAGTGGGCCTTCCAAAATCAGGATCAACTTTACGATTGACAAAACCCCAGGTAAGATCCTCTGTACCCTCCAGCATATCACTAAAAAATTCGGTAATATTACTGTACTGGAAAATACTGGTGCTGAAATTAACCGGGGGGATAAAATTGCCCTGATCGGCGCCAATGGTAAGGGTAAATCTACCCTGCTGCGGGTAATTGCCGGTACCGAACCATTTGAAGGAGAACGTACTCCCGGTCATAATGTGATTACCAGTTTTTATGCACAGCATCAGCTGGAAGCACTGGATTTGAGCAACGAGATACTGGAAGAGTTAAAAAGCGCCGGCAGTGGCCGCTCTGAGCTGGAATTACGCTCCTTGTTAGGCTGTTTCCTCTTTACAGGTGATGACGTTTTCAAAAAGATCCGGATCCTGTCCGGAGGGGAAAAAGCAAGGGTGGCGCTGGCTAAAACCATTATCGGACAGGCCAACTTCCTGATGCTGGATGAACCGACCAACCACCTGGATATGAATTCTGTACAGATGCTGATAGATGCCTTATCCAAATATGATGGCAGCTATGTACTGGTGTCACACGATCGTTATTTTGTTAGCCAGACGGCCAATAAGATATGGGAAATTGTGGATGGAAAAATTAAGGAGTTCAAGGGTACCTACGCGGAATGGGAAGACTGGAAAAAACGGCAGGCGGCCAATAATTTACAGGCTGCAACCACCACGGCAGACACTTCGAAGGAAGATAAATCAGCGCCGGCCACAACTGTTGGCAAAGGTGCTATCAATAAAGACGTACAGCGCGAATTACAGAAACAACAGAAACAATTCCAGCAGGTAGAAGGTCAATTGGCCAGTCTGAAAGAACGTAAAGCAGGCCTGGAAGCCAATATGGCCAGTCCGGAAATATACAGCGACAAAACAAAATATGCGCAGGTGGAAAGTGAATATCAGGATGTGCTGAAATTCCTGCAAAGAGCCAATGAGCAGTATGAAAAGTTGTTTGAGAAAATCATGCAACTGGAGGCGAACCTCGTAAGCTAA
- a CDS encoding response regulator transcription factor has translation MQKILVVEDEVKVANAVKKGLEENGFEVDVAYDGRMGKSLASTNTYDLVILDLNLPHSNGYEVCEIIRRKNNRIPVIMLTALGGMEDKMQAFELGADDYLVKPFDFRELLARIRVFLKRAGSDASPSIQYKIVIADLEIDRERKEVTRSGKRISLTAKEYQLLEFLALQKGKVISKLTIAEKVWDIDFDTGTNVIEVYMNFLRKKIDKDFDNKLLHTKTGMGYYLSEEA, from the coding sequence ATGCAAAAAATACTGGTTGTTGAAGATGAAGTGAAAGTAGCCAATGCGGTGAAAAAGGGACTGGAAGAAAACGGGTTTGAGGTGGATGTGGCGTATGATGGCCGTATGGGCAAAAGCCTCGCATCCACCAATACCTACGACCTGGTTATACTGGACCTCAATCTCCCACACAGTAATGGCTACGAGGTGTGTGAGATAATACGCCGGAAAAACAACCGGATTCCCGTGATCATGCTTACAGCATTGGGGGGTATGGAAGATAAAATGCAGGCATTTGAACTGGGCGCCGATGATTATCTGGTAAAACCATTTGATTTCAGGGAGCTGCTGGCACGTATCCGGGTATTCCTTAAACGTGCCGGATCAGACGCCTCGCCCAGCATCCAGTATAAGATCGTTATTGCAGACCTTGAAATAGACCGGGAAAGAAAAGAAGTGACCCGCAGCGGCAAAAGGATCTCCCTCACCGCTAAGGAATACCAGTTGCTCGAATTTCTTGCCCTGCAAAAGGGAAAAGTCATCTCCAAACTTACCATTGCTGAAAAGGTATGGGATATCGATTTTGATACCGGCACCAATGTCATTGAGGTATATATGAACTTCCTCCGCAAAAAGATAGACAAGGATTTTGATAACAAGCTGCTGCATACCAAAACGGGTATGGGATACTATCTGTCTGAAGAAGCCTGA
- a CDS encoding sensor histidine kinase — translation MKIKYKIALYYTLSAALLLVAFATLAYYFSAESRKAEYLERLEYRARSIANVIIDEGHVKIDLLRKLDKTTFQDLYKESILVYNPDYDLLYSNLRDTAIRTHRSLLDYIKQNKLYSADKDGGEEVGIYYSENNVDVIVIVASFDKYGFQNLQNLQQILAIELLLAVITLVGIGYFFARKMVQPIDKLVQQVDTINANNLQDTTVAVKGKDEIAQLGANFNTMLQRLSESFDLQKSFVSNASHELRTPLAAIISQLQVSLSKDRSKEEYQQLLNSVLEDAENLSELTNGLLQLAQSELTQQKFVFSNVRIDELLLEMGNLIRLKQKTSPKVEIAFARVPEHDLLVTCYGNESLLKVLFLNLLDNACKFSPDNTAHVTIDFYTQHIMIQVKDNGIGIPATELNKIFEPFYRCQNAQQARGHGLGLSICKKIIQIHQGHITVTSTVGQGTTFTIILPHL, via the coding sequence ATGAAGATAAAGTACAAAATAGCGCTCTATTATACTCTTTCGGCCGCATTGTTACTGGTTGCCTTCGCTACCCTGGCCTATTACTTTTCGGCAGAATCACGCAAAGCCGAATACCTGGAACGCCTGGAATACCGCGCCCGATCTATCGCCAATGTTATTATAGATGAAGGACATGTAAAAATAGACCTGCTTCGTAAGCTGGATAAAACCACTTTCCAGGACCTTTATAAGGAAAGTATCCTGGTATACAATCCTGATTATGACCTCCTCTACTCCAATTTAAGGGATACTGCTATACGCACCCACCGTAGCCTCCTGGATTATATCAAACAAAACAAACTATATAGTGCAGATAAAGATGGTGGCGAAGAAGTAGGTATCTACTACTCCGAAAACAATGTGGACGTTATCGTTATTGTAGCTTCCTTCGACAAATACGGCTTCCAGAATCTGCAGAATCTGCAGCAGATCCTCGCTATTGAACTGCTGCTGGCAGTGATTACCCTGGTGGGCATCGGCTATTTCTTTGCCCGGAAAATGGTACAACCCATTGACAAGCTGGTACAACAAGTAGATACTATTAATGCCAATAACCTCCAGGATACTACTGTAGCAGTTAAAGGCAAGGACGAAATTGCACAGCTGGGCGCTAATTTCAATACCATGCTGCAACGGTTGAGTGAGTCGTTTGATCTGCAAAAGAGTTTTGTAAGTAACGCTTCTCATGAACTGCGTACACCACTGGCTGCCATTATAAGCCAGCTGCAGGTATCTCTTTCTAAAGATAGAAGTAAGGAAGAATACCAGCAGCTACTCAATTCTGTGCTGGAAGATGCGGAAAACCTTTCCGAGCTGACAAATGGATTATTACAACTGGCTCAATCCGAGCTTACCCAACAGAAATTTGTGTTCAGTAATGTCCGTATAGATGAATTGTTGCTCGAAATGGGCAACCTGATCCGGTTAAAACAAAAAACATCTCCTAAGGTAGAAATTGCCTTTGCCCGTGTGCCCGAACATGATTTGCTGGTTACCTGCTATGGCAATGAAAGCCTCCTGAAAGTACTTTTCCTGAACCTCCTGGATAATGCCTGCAAGTTCTCGCCGGATAATACCGCGCACGTAACGATTGACTTCTATACCCAGCATATCATGATCCAGGTAAAGGACAATGGCATTGGTATTCCTGCCACCGAACTAAATAAAATATTTGAACCCTTTTATCGCTGCCAGAATGCCCAGCAGGCACGTGGGCATGGATTAGGACTTTCTATCTGCAAAAAAATCATTCAGATCCATCAGGGACATATCACTGTTACCTCTACTGTAGGACAGGGTACTACGTTTACCATTATACTACCACATTTGTAG
- a CDS encoding TolC family protein, translating into MRTFRLLLLLFTGTGFISSLQAQTPLTPVTLTAVEDTFLVKNYLLLAQRYQVDADKALIKQAKLWSNPSFSTVLGFGSTNNIKPFDVGAKGETQYNLDQLILLAGKRNKNVQLATAHATLSEAGFDELVRTLKLQLRQSYYNLYFQQQTEKVLKAQLDNLQEILTAYTTADKKGSVAHADVIRLKALQVGLENDYADFKQQELESQKNLQQLLHSQDFYAASLDDAMIAHYRLDSIQLPRLLASAVQNRPDVRIAAAQYQSADINYRLQKALAVPDLHLGATYDKQGSYINHFVGLTLGIDLPLWNRNQGNIQAARQTTGVQQQLLQQQESVAQTEVLNAYQKIKALEKRYQDFDLHQFQQEYDALIGEVAKNFSKGNISLLQFIDYFNSYSDNIKNINKFLSTRVIAYEELNYATGQELFNKL; encoded by the coding sequence ATGCGAACATTCAGGCTATTATTGCTACTCTTTACCGGAACGGGCTTTATATCATCACTCCAGGCGCAAACACCATTAACTCCTGTTACACTTACTGCTGTAGAAGATACTTTCCTGGTAAAAAACTATTTGTTACTGGCACAACGCTACCAGGTAGATGCAGACAAAGCCCTTATCAAACAAGCCAAACTTTGGAGTAACCCCTCCTTTTCCACGGTATTGGGATTTGGCAGCACCAATAATATCAAACCATTTGATGTAGGTGCAAAAGGGGAAACGCAATACAACCTCGACCAATTGATCCTTCTGGCAGGTAAGCGTAATAAAAATGTACAACTGGCTACGGCACATGCCACCCTTAGTGAAGCGGGTTTTGATGAGCTGGTACGTACCCTCAAACTACAACTCAGACAAAGCTATTATAACCTCTATTTCCAGCAACAAACAGAAAAAGTGCTGAAAGCGCAACTGGATAATCTGCAGGAAATCCTAACCGCTTATACCACCGCCGATAAAAAGGGTAGCGTTGCCCACGCGGATGTAATAAGGCTGAAAGCGCTACAGGTAGGATTAGAAAATGACTATGCTGATTTTAAACAACAGGAGCTGGAATCCCAGAAAAACCTGCAACAGCTGCTGCATAGCCAGGATTTTTATGCAGCCAGCCTGGATGACGCGATGATTGCACATTACCGGCTGGATAGCATTCAGCTTCCCCGTTTATTGGCCAGTGCCGTACAAAACCGGCCTGATGTACGTATCGCAGCCGCACAATACCAGTCGGCCGACATTAATTACCGCCTGCAAAAAGCATTAGCGGTGCCAGATCTTCATCTGGGTGCTACTTACGACAAACAAGGCAGTTATATCAATCATTTTGTTGGGCTTACCCTGGGTATAGATCTCCCGTTATGGAACCGGAATCAAGGCAATATTCAGGCTGCCAGACAAACCACAGGGGTACAACAGCAATTATTGCAGCAACAGGAATCTGTTGCGCAAACCGAAGTTTTAAACGCTTATCAAAAAATAAAAGCACTGGAAAAACGCTACCAGGATTTCGATCTGCACCAGTTTCAACAGGAATATGATGCACTGATCGGAGAAGTAGCCAAGAATTTCAGCAAAGGAAATATATCCCTCCTGCAATTCATCGATTATTTCAATAGCTACAGTGATAATATCAAAAACATTAACAAGTTTTTATCTACCCGGGTAATTGCTTATGAAGAACTCAATTATGCAACAGGACAAGAATTATTCAATAAACTATAA